The DNA window GCGCTTCCTGATCGTTGTTGGCGTAGGCGATGACGACGGTCAGGCCGGCGGCGGCGAGGTGCTCGGCGCTCTGGCGCCCGATACCGCGTGAACCGCCGGTGACGATGGCGACACGCCCAGGGGTGGTGGGGGTGGTCATGGAAGATTCCTCCAGAATGAGAGCTGCCGGGTCCGGCACCGTGCCAGGGCCTGCGGGCGAGGTGACGACAGTGCGGGAACGGTGAGCGAGAGCTGTCGTCCTCGTTCCTGCCCGCCTACTCTCCTCCAGAAGCTGCCCCTGCCGATAGCGCGATGCTGGAGAGAACTTGCCTGATCCTGCAAGGTTGCATGGGTCAAGCGTGAGGCAGACGGGGATGGTGCGGGGTGGAGGGAAGGAGAATAGGGGTCATGTCCGGCGCCTCCGTTCCCTCCCCTGCTGAGGTCCTGACCCCACCGGCAGAGCTGACCGCCTTGCTCACCCGGCACGCCACCGAGCCCGGCCTTCAGTCCACCGCGGTGCCGGGACTGCACCTGTACCGGGCGCTGGCTCAGTCCGAACCGGTGCATACGGTCTACACGCCGTCGGTGTGTCTGGTCGCCCAGGGCCGCAAGCTGGTCGGGCAGGGTGGGGTATCCATGCCCTACGGCCCGGACGACCTGCTGCTGGTCTCGGTCAGCCTGCCGCTCACCGCGCAGATTCTCGAAGCGTCCCCCGAGAAGCCCCACCTCGCGCTGCATGTGGACCTCGACCCGGCCCTGATCGCGGCCCTGGCCCTGGAGTACCCGGCGGCGCCGGGCCCCGGGGGGCAGTCCGGGCTGGTGGTGACAGCCCTGGAGCCGCTGGTGCAGGGCGCCATTCTGCGGCTGGTGCGGCTGCTCGACACGCCGCAGCACATCCCTGCGCTGGCCCCGCTGATCCTGCGCGAACTGGGGTACCTGCTGCTGGTCGGGCCAGAGGGGAGCCGAC is part of the Deinococcus aestuarii genome and encodes:
- a CDS encoding AraC family transcriptional regulator — encoded protein: MSGASVPSPAEVLTPPAELTALLTRHATEPGLQSTAVPGLHLYRALAQSEPVHTVYTPSVCLVAQGRKLVGQGGVSMPYGPDDLLLVSVSLPLTAQILEASPEKPHLALHVDLDPALIAALALEYPAAPGPGGQSGLVVTALEPLVQGAILRLVRLLDTPQHIPALAPLILRELGYLLLVGPEGSRLRAMVQTAGQTSRIATAIERLVREYDRPLRVEQMARDVHMSVSGFHHHFKAVTALSPLQFQKRLRLQEARRLLLSREADVTRVSSQVGYDSPSQFSREYRRLFGASPRQDVSRWHAADPTGGVAV